The following are from one region of the Heterodontus francisci isolate sHetFra1 chromosome 34, sHetFra1.hap1, whole genome shotgun sequence genome:
- the LOC137348878 gene encoding probable G-protein coupled receptor 139: MHSPPRGLGYAIYYTSLAVIAVPVNLVATVILSRGRCGLSRCITRYLVSMAVTDLLVIITAVILNRIPGIYFPGSFLFITPICSLNIALVHASRDSSVWLTVAFTLDRFVAICSQKLKTKYCTEKTAAAVIGTVSALGCFKSIPWYFIHEAIYIIDNVPLYCRQKEIRYTSLVWTVFDWSDRILTPCLSFFLILLLNALTVKHILAASRVRRRLHACGNGEKHSDTEMENRRKSIVLLFTISGSFILLWMAYVVQFFYDRFTNDYKIKSFSDPKFILQESANMLQLLSCCTNTVIYAVTQSKFREQLKNMLQHPMNLISNLFKF, translated from the exons ATGCATTCCCCACCCAGAGGCCTCGGATATGCCATTTACTACACTTCCCTTGCAGTTATCGCTGTTCCAG ttaatttagtggcgactgtgatcctgtcccgaggaaggtgCGGTCTCTCTAGATGTATCACACgttacctggtgtccatggcagtgacggatctcctggttATTATCACCGcagtgatattaaaccggattCCTGGTATTTATTTTCCAGGTAGCttcctgttcattactcccatCTGCAGTCTCAATATTGCATTAGTTCATGCATCTAGGGACAGTTCCGTCTGGTTAACGGTCGCTTTTACCttagatcgatttgtggccatttgttcccagaagctgaaaacaaagtaTTGCACCGAGAAGACGGCGGCTGCAGTTATAGGAACAGTTTCTGCGCTGGGATGTTTTAAAAGTATTCCCTGGTATTTTATACACGAAGCCATTtacataattgacaatgtacccttGTATTGCAGGCAGAAGGAAATCCGCTATACCTCACTTGTGTGGACAGTGTTTGATTGGTCAGACCGTATTCTAACCCCATGCCTTTCGTTCTTTTTGATCcttttgctcaatgctctgaccgtcAAGCATATTCTAGCGGCCAGTAGAGTTCGTAGGAGACTCCATGCCTGCGGCAATGGAGAGAAACACAGTGACACAGAGATGGAGAACCGGAGAAagtccattgttttactcttcacTATCTCTGGAAGTTTCATCCTGTTGTGGATGGCGTATGTTGTACAGTTCTTTTATGACAGATTTACAAATGATTATAAAATCAAAAGCTTCAGTGATCCCAAATTTATTCTCCAAGAAAGCGCTAATATGCTTCAGctgctgagttgctgcacaaacacggtTATTTATGCAGTGACTCAGAGCAAATTCAGGGAGCAGCTAAAAAACATGTTGCAACATCCCATGAATCTAATATCTAAtttgtttaaattttaa